In Planctomycetota bacterium, the DNA window ATCGGCGCCGACTCATCGGCCGCAACATCGATGGACTTGTCCACCGAGCGGTCGACCGAGCGATCGATCGAGTCGGTCACCAGGCCCTGCTCGCCGGCCTTGAACTGGTCGGGCTGCTGCGCCGCGGCTCCGGGTTCGTCGCCCTCGAGGAACCCGCGGATGGCGCTCCTGGAGGCGAGCATGGGATCGATCTCGAGATTCAGGCGGAACCGCAGCATGTCCTGGAGTTCCAGGTCCATGGGGTCCGAGACGATCAGCTTGAGGCGGTTGCCCGATTTCTCGACGGGCAGCACCAGGTGCTTGCGGACGATCTCCTTGGGGATCAGATCCACCTGCACGCTCGACCGGACCTTCGGGTCGCTCGGATCGACGTAGGGCACGCCGAACTGCTCGGCCAGCGCCTCGGCCACCTGCTCCTCGGTGGCGAATCCCGCCTCGACGAGGGCCTGGCCGATGCGGCGGCGGGAGCCCTTGGCGATGCCGAGGGCCTTGTCGAGGTCGCCCTGGGAGACGACTCCCTTCGCGACGAGGATCTCACCGAGCTTCTTGCGATTGCGTGCCATAGACCAGTCGATCCCGCCGTCCGTCAGAGGTGTTGGTGGCCGGCCCCGAGGCAGGGCGAGCCGTCAGCGTACGCTTCCCGGAGTTCCTGTGGGCGTGCCGGCGAGATCCAAATCTGCCCTACAAGCACCGAATCCGCGGGCCTCCATCCGAGCCGCCGGACGCAACGCATGGCAAGCCACGACCAGCCCGACGCCGAAGCCTCGCGCACGCCGCGGGTCTTGGTGGCCGCGGGCCCCACGCACGAGCCCATCGACGACGTGCGGTACCTCGCGAATCGCTCGTCGGGTCGGCTCGGCGCAGCGCTCGCGGAGACCTCGTCCAAACGCGGCTGGCCGACCACGCTGCTGATGGGACCATGCACCGCCCGCGATCGCCTGGAGGAGCGGATCGCGGGACGTCGATCGGCACCAGGGCGCCCCCTGGCGGATGCTGCCTCGCACAACAACGAGCCTCCATCGGGCCAGAACGGCCCTGCTGAGCAACGCGTCGCTTCGCACCTCGACCTCGTCCGGTTCCGAACGGCCGCGGACCTGCAGGCCCTCCTACTCGAGCGCGTACCGGCGATCGACGTGCTGGTGATGGCGGCCGCGGTCGCCGATTTCCGGCCCGCCGGCCACGTCCATGGCAAGCTGGAGCGGGGCGAGACGATCACGCTCGCACTCGAGCCCGTACCCGATCTACTCGCCGAGGCCCGCCGGGGCATGACCGGCGGAGCGATCGCTATCGGCTTCGCCCTCGAGGCCGACGCCGCGAGCGATGAACGCGGACGCCGCAAGCTCGAGCGGAAGGGCTGCGACGCGATCGTGGTGAACCCCCTGGACACCATGGACTCGGCGGACATCGACGCCAGAATCCTGTTCGCCGATGCGGATCGGCCGCCCCGCCGCGTCGGCCCGATGGGCAAGGCCGCCTTCGCCTCGGTGCTGCTCGACGTCGCCGCCGAACTCTGGCGGGCGGCGGGCCGCCCTTCGCCTCGTTGACCTCCACGCCTCGACGACGGAGACCACAAGCATGCCCGACGCGACGCCCCGATCCAAACGCGAGCGCCAGCGGCGCTCCGGCGGCGCCGCTCCCCGGCCCAAGATGACCCCGCGCATCCTGGGCGAGCACGATGGGGTCATCGTGGTCGACAAGCCGGCGGGCATGACCACCGCGTCAAAGGACGCCCGCGACGACACGGTGCTCGCGCACGTCCGACGGTGGCTGCAGGCGGCGCGGCCCGACGCCCGCGTCTGGGTCGTGCATCGCCTCGACCGCGACGCCAGCGGGCTGGTGCTCTTCGCCTCGACGTCGGCGGCTTACGGCTGGCTCAAGGAGGATCTCCGCGCCAACCGGGTCCGGGCCGACTTCGCGGCCATCGTCCGCGGCACGCCCGCGTGGGAGGGCGAGCACACGCTCGTCGACGAGCTGCACGACGGCCCGCAGCGGCGAGTGGTCGCCGTCGCCAACGGCCGTGCGCCCGCCAGCGACGCGACGGCCACGGCGGTCACGCACGCCCGTGTCGAATGCACCGGCAAGGGGCGGGCGCTGCTCGCGCTCCGGATGGACACGAGCCGCCGCCACCAGCTGCGGGTGCAGCTCGCACACGCGGGACACGCCATCCTCGGCGATCGTCTCTACGGCCCCGAGCGCCAGAAACCCCGGCACGACGCCCGCATGCGGCTGTGCCTGCACGCGACGCGGCTGGAGCTTCGCCACCCCACCACGGGCCAGGCGATGACCTTCGAGTCGCCGCCACCCAAGCGATTCGCCACGCTCGTTGACGCCGGTCGGGACGCGCCCAAGCCGGCAACCGATTCCGAAGCCACGCCCCCAGGCACGACCGCGGCAGAGACGCCGAGCGAACCCGCGCCAAAGCCCGCCCGGCCGCAGCAGCGGGACGCCCGCGGATGGGATCACGTAGCCGCCTGGTACGACAAGCTCGTCGGCGAGGGCCGCAGCGACCACCACTCGGCCGTCATCGTGCCCGGCACGCTGCGGCTGCTGGGGCTGGAGCGCGGCGAGCGGCTGCTAGACGTTGCCTGCGGAGAGGGCGTGCTGGCACGCGCCGCCGCCGAACTGGGCGCGGCGGTCGTCGGCGTCGACGCCTCGGCGGGGCTGATCGATGCGGCGCGGCAGCGGGCGCGGGGACGGGAGACCTATCTCGTCGGGGACGCCCAGAACCTCGCACACGTCGAGG includes these proteins:
- a CDS encoding phosphopantothenoylcysteine decarboxylase — encoded protein: MASHDQPDAEASRTPRVLVAAGPTHEPIDDVRYLANRSSGRLGAALAETSSKRGWPTTLLMGPCTARDRLEERIAGRRSAPGRPLADAASHNNEPPSGQNGPAEQRVASHLDLVRFRTAADLQALLLERVPAIDVLVMAAAVADFRPAGHVHGKLERGETITLALEPVPDLLAEARRGMTGGAIAIGFALEADAASDERGRRKLERKGCDAIVVNPLDTMDSADIDARILFADADRPPRRVGPMGKAAFASVLLDVAAELWRAAGRPSPR
- a CDS encoding pseudouridine synthase; protein product: MPDATPRSKRERQRRSGGAAPRPKMTPRILGEHDGVIVVDKPAGMTTASKDARDDTVLAHVRRWLQAARPDARVWVVHRLDRDASGLVLFASTSAAYGWLKEDLRANRVRADFAAIVRGTPAWEGEHTLVDELHDGPQRRVVAVANGRAPASDATATAVTHARVECTGKGRALLALRMDTSRRHQLRVQLAHAGHAILGDRLYGPERQKPRHDARMRLCLHATRLELRHPTTGQAMTFESPPPKRFATLVDAGRDAPKPATDSEATPPGTTAAETPSEPAPKPARPQQRDARGWDHVAAWYDKLVGEGRSDHHSAVIVPGTLRLLGLERGERLLDVACGEGVLARAAAELGAAVVGVDASAGLIDAARQRARGRETYLVGDAQNLAHVEGLRDAEPFDAASCVMALMNIEAIEAAFRGIRTRLRPGGRFVAIVLHPAFRAPGRTGWGWDEEGASDGIPSGPAAQRRRQPGAMRQYRRVDAYLTPHAQPIVMNPGAAAHGRRAITTTTHHRPLQDYIAALARCGFAIDALEEWPSQRTSEPGPRADAENRARREIPMFLGLRAIAFAAT